One segment of Actinomyces sp. 432 DNA contains the following:
- a CDS encoding type II toxin-antitoxin system RelE family toxin, translating to MRYEIEVRPAALKALRRIDKRDQRRIQGAIALLATDPRPPGCRLLKGRPAWRVRVGDSGRYSIIYTIDDGRLVVVVVTLGHRRDVYR from the coding sequence ATGCGCTACGAGATTGAGGTGCGCCCCGCGGCGCTCAAAGCCCTGCGTCGCATCGACAAGCGGGATCAACGCCGGATCCAGGGGGCGATCGCCCTGCTTGCCACCGACCCGCGCCCTCCCGGATGCCGCCTTCTCAAAGGCCGTCCCGCCTGGCGGGTACGCGTGGGAGATTCGGGCAGATACAGCATCATCTACACGATCGACGACGGCCGACTCGTCGTCGTTGTGGTCACACTCGGACACCGCCGCGACGTTTACCGCTGA
- a CDS encoding glucose PTS transporter subunit EIIB, with protein MSTAAEIVAGLGGRENISDLEPCITRLRVEVVDQEKVDEEALRATGAFGVVRSGRVVQVVVGPTADTIAQEIAELD; from the coding sequence ATGAGCACTGCAGCCGAAATCGTCGCCGGCCTGGGCGGGCGCGAGAACATTTCCGACCTGGAGCCCTGCATCACTCGTCTGCGGGTTGAGGTTGTTGATCAGGAGAAGGTAGACGAGGAGGCGCTGCGCGCCACCGGTGCGTTCGGGGTGGTCCGCTCCGGCCGGGTGGTTCAAGTGGTGGTGGGTCCCACAGCGGACACGATCGCCCAGGAGATTGCTGAACTCGACTGA
- the prfB gene encoding peptide chain release factor 2 gives MATDFPAEIEQLRHTYASVVAVTDPEALRERIAELSEQAAAPNLWDDADAAQAVTSALSHAQADLKRVQALGGRIDDLETMVEMAGEESGADAAELLAEAEQDLAGVRKDLSDLEIRTLLSGEYDQRDAVVTIRSGAGGVDAADFAEMLLRMYTRWAERHDYQVKVLNTSYAEEAGLKSVTFEVHAPYAYGTLSVEGGTHRLVRISPFDNQGRRQTSFAAVEVIPLIESTDHIDIPETDIRVDVFRSSGPGGQSVNTTDSAVRITHLPTGLVVSMQDEKSQIQNRAAAMRVLQSRLLLLKQQEEDARKKELAGDVKASWGDQMRSYVLNPYQMVKDLRTSYEVGNPDSVFDGDIDGFIDAGIRWRKQQEQAAE, from the coding sequence GTGGCCACAGACTTCCCCGCCGAGATCGAGCAGCTCCGACACACCTACGCATCCGTCGTCGCCGTGACGGATCCTGAGGCGCTGCGTGAGCGTATCGCCGAGCTGTCCGAGCAGGCCGCCGCCCCCAACCTTTGGGACGACGCCGACGCCGCCCAGGCGGTCACCTCCGCTCTGTCGCACGCGCAGGCCGATCTCAAGCGCGTGCAGGCGCTGGGAGGGCGTATCGACGACCTGGAGACCATGGTGGAGATGGCGGGGGAGGAGTCCGGGGCGGACGCCGCGGAGCTGCTCGCCGAGGCCGAGCAGGACCTGGCCGGGGTGCGTAAGGACCTGTCCGACCTGGAGATCCGCACCCTGCTATCCGGCGAGTACGACCAGCGCGACGCCGTGGTCACCATCCGCTCCGGTGCGGGCGGTGTCGACGCCGCGGACTTCGCCGAGATGCTTCTGCGCATGTACACCCGCTGGGCCGAGCGGCACGACTACCAGGTCAAGGTGCTCAATACCTCCTACGCCGAGGAGGCGGGGCTGAAGTCCGTCACCTTCGAGGTGCATGCCCCTTACGCCTACGGCACGCTAAGCGTGGAGGGTGGAACTCACCGCCTGGTGCGCATCAGCCCCTTTGACAACCAGGGACGCCGCCAGACCTCCTTCGCTGCCGTGGAAGTGATCCCGTTGATCGAGTCCACCGACCACATCGACATCCCCGAGACGGACATCCGCGTAGACGTCTTCCGCTCCTCCGGGCCCGGCGGCCAGTCCGTGAACACTACTGACTCCGCCGTGCGCATCACCCACCTGCCCACGGGGCTGGTGGTGTCCATGCAGGATGAGAAGTCCCAGATCCAGAACCGTGCCGCCGCCATGCGCGTGCTCCAGTCGCGCCTGCTGCTGCTCAAGCAGCAGGAGGAGGACGCCAGGAAGAAGGAGCTGGCGGGCGACGTCAAGGCCTCCTGGGGCGACCAGATGCGCTCCTACGTGCTCAACCCCTACCAGATGGTCAAGGACCTGCGCACCAGCTACGAGGTCGGCAACCCCGACTCCGTGTTCGACGGCGACATCGACGGATTCATCGACGCCGGCATCCGCTGGCGCAAGCAGCAGGAGCAGGCCGCAGAGTAA
- the ettA gene encoding energy-dependent translational throttle protein EttA has product MAEFIYQMIKARKAHGDKVILDDVTMAFLPGAKIGMVGPNGAGKSSILKIMAGIDQPSNGEARLSPGYSVGILLQEPPLNEEKTVLGNVEEGVAELKGKLDRFNEISAAMADPDADFDTLMAEMGTLQDQLDAANAWDLDSQLEQAMDALRCPPPDAEVKNLSGGERRRVALCKLLLEAPDLLLLDEPTNHLDAESVLWLEQHLKTYKGAVIAVTHDRYFLDHVAEWIAEVDRGHLYPYEGNYSTYLETKEKRLEIQGKKDAKLAKRLKDELEWVRSSARGRQAKSKARLARYEEMAAEAERTRKLDFEEIQIPPGPRLGNQVLEATNIKKGFDGRTLIDNLSFTLPRNGIVGIVGPNGVGKTTLFKTIVGLEPLDGGELTIGKTVKLSYVDQNRAGIDPKKTLWEVVSDGLDYIQVGQVEMPSRAYVASFGFKGADQQKPAGVLSGGERNRLNLALTLKQGGNLILLDEPTNDLDVETLSSLENALLNFAGCSVVITHDRWFLDRVATHILAWEGTEENPASWYWFEGNFASYEENKVQRLGAEAARPHRVTYRKLTRD; this is encoded by the coding sequence GTGGCTGAATTCATCTACCAGATGATCAAGGCGCGCAAGGCGCACGGTGACAAGGTCATCCTGGATGACGTCACCATGGCTTTCCTCCCGGGAGCCAAGATCGGCATGGTCGGCCCCAACGGCGCCGGCAAGTCCTCGATCCTGAAGATCATGGCTGGCATCGACCAGCCTTCCAACGGCGAGGCCCGGCTGTCGCCGGGCTACAGCGTCGGCATCCTGCTGCAGGAGCCGCCGCTGAACGAGGAAAAGACCGTGCTTGGCAACGTTGAGGAGGGTGTGGCCGAGCTCAAGGGCAAGCTTGACCGGTTCAACGAGATCTCCGCCGCCATGGCCGATCCCGACGCCGACTTCGACACCCTCATGGCGGAGATGGGCACCCTGCAGGACCAGCTCGACGCCGCAAACGCATGGGACCTGGACTCCCAGCTGGAGCAGGCCATGGACGCCCTGCGCTGCCCACCGCCGGACGCCGAGGTCAAGAACCTCTCCGGTGGTGAGCGCCGCCGGGTGGCCCTGTGCAAGCTGCTGCTGGAGGCACCCGACCTGCTACTGCTGGATGAGCCCACCAACCACCTCGACGCCGAGTCCGTCCTTTGGCTCGAGCAGCACCTGAAGACCTACAAGGGTGCTGTAATCGCCGTCACCCACGACCGGTACTTCCTGGACCACGTGGCCGAGTGGATCGCCGAGGTCGACCGCGGTCACCTCTACCCCTACGAGGGCAACTACTCCACCTACCTGGAGACCAAGGAGAAGCGCCTGGAGATCCAGGGCAAGAAGGACGCCAAGCTTGCCAAGCGTCTGAAGGACGAGCTGGAGTGGGTGCGCTCCTCCGCGCGCGGGCGCCAGGCCAAGTCCAAGGCACGTCTGGCCCGCTACGAGGAGATGGCCGCGGAGGCCGAGCGCACCCGCAAGCTCGACTTCGAGGAGATCCAGATCCCGCCGGGCCCGCGTCTGGGCAACCAGGTTCTGGAGGCCACCAACATCAAGAAGGGCTTCGACGGCCGCACCCTCATCGACAACCTGTCCTTCACGCTGCCGCGCAACGGCATCGTCGGCATCGTGGGTCCGAACGGGGTCGGTAAGACCACCCTGTTCAAGACGATCGTGGGCCTGGAGCCGCTCGACGGCGGGGAGCTCACGATCGGCAAGACGGTCAAGCTGTCGTACGTGGACCAGAACCGTGCCGGCATCGACCCGAAGAAGACTCTGTGGGAGGTTGTCTCTGACGGGCTGGACTATATTCAGGTCGGCCAGGTGGAGATGCCCTCACGTGCCTACGTGGCCTCCTTCGGTTTCAAGGGCGCAGACCAGCAGAAGCCGGCCGGTGTGCTGTCCGGCGGTGAGCGCAACCGCCTGAACCTTGCGCTCACCCTGAAGCAGGGAGGAAACCTGATCCTACTGGACGAGCCCACCAACGACCTCGACGTTGAGACGCTGTCCTCCCTGGAGAACGCGCTGCTGAACTTCGCGGGCTGCTCGGTGGTCATCACCCACGACCGCTGGTTCCTGGACCGCGTGGCCACGCACATCCTGGCCTGGGAGGGCACGGAGGAGAATCCGGCCTCCTGGTACTGGTTCGAGGGGAACTTCGCCTCCTACGAGGAGAACAAGGTTCAGCGCCTGGGCGCCGAGGCCGCCCGCCCCCACCGCGTCACCTATAGGAAGCTCACGCGCGACTGA
- a CDS encoding Ig-like domain-containing protein: MRARAASRLLAVLALGALALAMIVPAAFHTTASAVEGSCTATSETPDISLLKDDQPVSADNTAVAWEMLKLQFDLALEEGHCAGQTYEISTPAELRFDSGTTWNLSTKEGDVAATMTYVADEGADTGRLVITLTEYVESHQDVTLSGWIDTRLTSAITPSTTETLTFNTNGKVTTVVVPVGECVGNCTEMPRAAGKYGSAAAADESGTRPGSVTIQTPTITEDMAGGAASVTAEWTDTVTSAGQAFTCEASAYSYTGRNEWGDPTGGSSAQVTVTSCDDTTITGTIVIPTGQFARIILPMTFTGAGPWTDDASVVIAGTSHNAETTVVRRDGGGSADGSVPVTPTPSESPAPSESPAPSESPTPSESPAPSESPTPSESTTPTEAAPPSESPSAQATAPTTPSAPATAKATSGKTSAPAATASATTPSRPSLARTGANSLVLVLGAGSLLIAGAVALQRARVRE, encoded by the coding sequence ATGCGCGCTCGCGCAGCTTCACGTCTTCTTGCGGTGCTTGCCCTGGGAGCACTGGCCCTGGCGATGATCGTCCCCGCGGCGTTCCACACCACGGCGAGTGCTGTTGAAGGCAGCTGCACCGCGACTTCCGAAACCCCTGACATCTCGCTTCTCAAGGATGATCAGCCCGTGTCCGCCGATAACACGGCGGTCGCCTGGGAAATGCTAAAACTGCAGTTTGACCTCGCACTTGAGGAAGGCCACTGCGCCGGCCAGACCTATGAGATCAGCACGCCTGCAGAACTCCGCTTCGACTCCGGAACCACCTGGAACCTCAGCACCAAGGAAGGCGACGTCGCCGCAACCATGACGTACGTCGCTGACGAAGGCGCTGACACGGGCCGCCTGGTGATTACTCTGACTGAGTACGTCGAGTCCCACCAGGATGTCACTCTCTCCGGCTGGATTGACACGCGCCTGACAAGTGCGATCACGCCGTCAACTACTGAGACTCTTACTTTCAACACAAATGGCAAGGTGACCACGGTTGTAGTTCCGGTCGGGGAGTGCGTTGGGAACTGCACCGAGATGCCCCGCGCCGCGGGCAAGTACGGTTCTGCAGCCGCAGCGGACGAATCCGGCACCCGCCCGGGCAGTGTCACGATTCAGACCCCCACCATCACCGAGGACATGGCGGGCGGAGCCGCTTCCGTAACGGCGGAGTGGACCGATACCGTCACCTCTGCCGGCCAGGCCTTCACGTGCGAAGCCTCCGCCTACTCCTACACCGGCCGCAATGAGTGGGGTGACCCCACCGGAGGCTCCAGCGCCCAGGTGACCGTCACTAGCTGCGACGACACTACCATCACGGGCACGATCGTGATTCCGACCGGCCAGTTCGCCCGGATCATCCTGCCGATGACGTTCACCGGAGCAGGCCCCTGGACCGATGACGCCTCTGTGGTCATCGCCGGTACCTCGCACAATGCTGAGACCACCGTGGTTCGTCGCGATGGCGGCGGCTCCGCAGACGGCTCGGTTCCGGTGACGCCGACTCCCTCCGAGTCCCCGGCTCCCTCCGAGTCCCCGGCTCCCTCCGAGTCCCCGACTCCGAGCGAGTCCCCGGCTCCTTCCGAGTCGCCTACGCCTTCCGAGTCGACAACACCGACGGAGGCCGCGCCCCCCAGCGAGTCGCCGAGCGCACAGGCCACTGCCCCGACCACGCCCTCTGCCCCGGCGACCGCCAAGGCGACCAGCGGAAAGACCAGCGCGCCTGCTGCAACCGCCTCCGCTACGACGCCGTCCCGCCCCTCGCTGGCACGCACCGGAGCCAACAGCCTGGTGCTTGTCCTCGGCGCGGGCTCCCTGCTGATCGCAGGGGCGGTCGCTCTGCAGCGCGCCCGCGTTCGGGAGTAA
- a CDS encoding type II CAAX endopeptidase family protein — MSAREIIGARVKTDAESEARARRPGMRGAVLRVAIAIAVTLLSATVPVLVMAIPGVGRLLDGKIFGWGTAGLLVVCLAALAIMSTATLCAFICTRLLITRLDHASPVGLAMRPSPRALAWCVGMIAVAFAVMPMAGAVDEALGIARKEPVMPGDTWWSAILIQVALGFLLQGIPEELVWRGWLFRSLGSTRVAAVVTVLAFTVMHLVSQGGQEGWGERVIYLACHSASGLPLWRPAGSQARPGRPWACTVDSTCPTYWR; from the coding sequence ATGAGCGCACGCGAGATCATCGGGGCACGAGTCAAAACAGATGCGGAGTCGGAGGCGCGTGCCAGGCGGCCGGGTATGCGCGGCGCCGTGCTGCGGGTAGCGATTGCCATCGCGGTTACGCTGCTTAGCGCCACGGTGCCGGTGCTCGTCATGGCCATACCGGGAGTAGGGAGGCTGCTGGACGGAAAGATCTTCGGCTGGGGGACGGCGGGACTACTGGTGGTCTGCCTGGCCGCCCTCGCAATCATGTCCACGGCGACCCTCTGCGCGTTCATATGCACTCGGCTGCTGATCACCCGCTTGGACCATGCGAGTCCCGTCGGCCTGGCAATGCGCCCGAGCCCGCGTGCGCTGGCCTGGTGCGTCGGCATGATCGCCGTCGCCTTTGCGGTTATGCCGATGGCCGGGGCCGTAGACGAAGCGCTCGGCATCGCCCGGAAGGAGCCTGTCATGCCGGGTGACACGTGGTGGTCAGCGATCCTGATTCAGGTTGCCCTGGGGTTCTTATTGCAGGGGATCCCCGAAGAACTGGTGTGGCGGGGATGGCTGTTCCGCTCTCTGGGCTCCACCCGGGTGGCGGCCGTTGTGACGGTTCTTGCCTTCACCGTCATGCATCTGGTCTCCCAAGGGGGTCAGGAGGGATGGGGTGAGCGTGTCATCTACCTGGCATGCCATTCGGCTTCGGGGCTGCCGCTATGGCGGCCCGCTGGGTCTCAGGCTCGACCTGGGCGGCCGTGGGCGTGCACGGTGGATTCCACCTGTCCAACCTATTGGCGGTGA
- a CDS encoding type II toxin-antitoxin system Phd/YefM family antitoxin, which translates to MTVVTMSRARAELPAIVDDAREGAVFLTKRGRTEAVLISPAAYERMLEALEDQEDIAAYDAAMSEEGPNIPWDEVKADLGLD; encoded by the coding sequence ATGACTGTCGTCACCATGTCCCGCGCCCGTGCAGAGCTCCCGGCGATTGTGGACGATGCCCGCGAAGGCGCCGTCTTCCTGACCAAGCGGGGCCGAACCGAAGCCGTTCTCATCAGCCCAGCGGCCTATGAACGCATGCTTGAGGCACTCGAGGACCAGGAGGACATCGCCGCCTACGACGCGGCGATGAGCGAGGAAGGCCCCAACATTCCCTGGGATGAGGTCAAGGCCGACCTCGGGCTCGACTAG
- a CDS encoding acyl-CoA thioesterase gives MTRPYPVPPASTEPLGSVTRILALEEVTGAGNGVEAFTGSSLPQISGRIYGGQVVAQGLLAAAATMVDDGDGPRQPHSVHAFFMRGGKPGQQLRFDVERMHDGRSFSQRRTTTTQDGVPILTMVASFQEQQEGTEVQLAAPDVPRPDDLVSALEIFRSIDHPVAKFLGRTTAFDIRHVEGNIYLRPGKRVQGRQHLWVRSRGALPPSTTQTVHRALLTYMCDQVMLEPALRSQGLSWRSEGMSLATLDHAQWFHRDVDAGDWLLFVQDSPTSQGGRSMARAEVFDSAGRLVSSIAQEGMIRTPTAEAHGSGDWAIRVAEGDDGGPIPDATA, from the coding sequence TTGACACGGCCATACCCCGTTCCCCCCGCCAGCACCGAACCACTTGGCTCCGTTACGCGGATCCTCGCCTTGGAGGAGGTGACCGGCGCGGGGAACGGGGTTGAGGCCTTCACCGGCTCCTCGCTCCCCCAGATCTCCGGACGGATCTACGGCGGGCAGGTCGTGGCCCAGGGCCTGCTCGCGGCGGCCGCCACCATGGTCGATGACGGTGATGGTCCCCGCCAACCCCACTCGGTGCATGCTTTCTTCATGCGTGGCGGCAAGCCCGGGCAACAACTGCGATTCGACGTCGAGCGCATGCACGACGGCCGCTCGTTCTCTCAGCGACGCACCACCACCACACAGGACGGCGTGCCGATCCTGACCATGGTCGCCTCATTCCAGGAGCAGCAGGAGGGCACAGAGGTGCAGCTGGCGGCGCCCGACGTGCCGCGGCCGGATGACTTGGTCAGCGCCTTGGAGATCTTCCGCTCCATTGATCACCCGGTGGCAAAGTTCCTGGGGCGCACTACAGCCTTCGACATTAGGCACGTGGAAGGCAACATCTACCTGCGCCCGGGCAAGCGCGTACAGGGGCGGCAGCATCTGTGGGTGCGATCGCGCGGAGCACTTCCACCGAGCACCACTCAGACGGTGCATCGGGCGCTGCTGACCTATATGTGCGACCAGGTCATGCTGGAGCCGGCGCTGCGTAGTCAGGGATTGTCCTGGCGCAGTGAGGGCATGAGCCTGGCAACCCTGGATCACGCCCAGTGGTTCCACCGCGATGTGGATGCCGGCGACTGGCTGCTGTTCGTTCAGGACTCCCCCACTTCTCAGGGCGGACGCTCGATGGCCCGCGCGGAGGTGTTCGACTCCGCGGGCCGACTGGTCTCCTCCATCGCCCAGGAGGGCATGATCCGCACCCCCACCGCCGAGGCGCACGGAAGCGGCGACTGGGCGATTCGTGTAGCAGAAGGAGACGACGGCGGGCCGATCCCGGACGCCACCGCCTGA
- the ptsP gene encoding phosphoenolpyruvate--protein phosphotransferase, with protein sequence MAPSAATPTPLTGIGVSPGLVAGPVARMAPGITEPEIATLDPSRDIDKECDRIAAAAQTVKKGLELSAAEAKGDGRTLLETTAQMAADPTLTSSAQAMVRERRLVPERAVWEAAGTLASMLESLGGYMAERTRDVQDVRDRIVAVLTDSPMPGIPRLPEPFVLVAEDLAPADTALLDPEKVVAFVTSEGGPTSHTAILARALGMPAIVGTGAEVTDQLSDGDIVLVDGTKGTIVLDPSEDQLRRARELASRVRVFNGDGATKDGHEVQLLANVGDGAAARSAAEANAMGVGLFRTEFCFLDQPEEPSVDEQVEAYKAVLAAFPGKKVVVRTLDAGADKPLPFLTDATEANPALGVRAYRTTRRDPEVLDHQLEALAKAEAETEAKVWVMAPMISTAEEAKAFTEKARSYGLQTAGMMIEVPSAAIMADKMFEHADFASIGTNDLTQYVMAADRLLSSLADLSTAWQPAVLRLIKQACDGAAPHGRPVGVCGEAAADPALATVLVGLGVASLSMTARALPDVDAVLKSVDLADCQRLAGIATASATADEARQAVRAELPILEELGL encoded by the coding sequence ATGGCCCCGTCCGCCGCAACCCCAACCCCTCTGACCGGCATTGGCGTGAGCCCCGGACTCGTCGCCGGACCCGTCGCCCGCATGGCACCCGGTATCACCGAGCCCGAGATCGCCACCCTGGATCCGAGCCGCGACATTGACAAGGAGTGCGACCGCATCGCCGCGGCCGCGCAGACAGTCAAGAAGGGTCTCGAGCTCTCCGCCGCCGAGGCCAAGGGTGATGGCCGCACGCTCCTGGAGACGACTGCCCAGATGGCAGCCGACCCCACGCTGACCTCCTCGGCTCAGGCGATGGTGCGTGAGCGCCGCCTCGTGCCCGAGCGCGCCGTCTGGGAGGCCGCTGGCACCCTCGCCTCCATGCTGGAGTCCCTGGGCGGCTACATGGCAGAGCGCACACGTGACGTGCAGGATGTCCGCGACCGCATCGTCGCGGTGCTGACCGACTCGCCGATGCCCGGCATCCCCCGTCTGCCGGAGCCCTTCGTACTGGTAGCCGAGGACCTCGCCCCTGCAGACACCGCCCTGCTGGACCCGGAGAAGGTCGTGGCCTTCGTAACCTCCGAGGGCGGTCCCACATCGCACACCGCCATCCTCGCCCGCGCCCTGGGCATGCCGGCGATCGTAGGTACCGGCGCCGAGGTCACCGACCAGCTCTCCGATGGTGACATCGTCCTGGTGGACGGCACCAAGGGAACGATCGTCCTCGATCCGAGCGAGGACCAGCTGCGCCGCGCCCGCGAACTGGCCAGCCGCGTGCGCGTGTTCAACGGCGACGGCGCCACCAAGGACGGCCACGAGGTGCAGCTGCTCGCCAACGTGGGTGACGGTGCTGCCGCCCGCTCGGCAGCGGAGGCAAACGCCATGGGCGTGGGCCTGTTCCGCACCGAGTTCTGCTTCTTGGATCAGCCGGAGGAGCCGAGCGTCGACGAGCAGGTTGAGGCATACAAGGCCGTGCTGGCCGCCTTCCCCGGGAAGAAAGTGGTTGTGCGCACGCTCGACGCCGGCGCAGACAAGCCCCTGCCCTTCCTCACCGATGCCACCGAGGCGAACCCGGCCCTAGGTGTACGGGCCTACCGCACCACGCGCCGCGACCCGGAGGTGCTCGACCACCAGCTGGAGGCACTGGCCAAGGCGGAGGCCGAGACCGAGGCCAAGGTATGGGTGATGGCACCCATGATCTCCACAGCGGAGGAGGCGAAGGCCTTCACCGAGAAGGCCCGCTCCTACGGCCTGCAGACTGCCGGCATGATGATTGAGGTGCCCTCGGCCGCAATCATGGCGGACAAGATGTTCGAGCACGCCGATTTCGCCTCGATCGGCACGAATGACCTGACCCAGTACGTCATGGCGGCGGACCGACTGCTGTCCTCGCTGGCGGACCTGTCCACGGCCTGGCAGCCTGCCGTGCTGCGCCTGATCAAGCAGGCCTGTGACGGCGCCGCCCCGCACGGTCGTCCGGTCGGCGTTTGCGGTGAGGCCGCCGCCGATCCGGCGCTTGCGACGGTGCTGGTGGGCCTAGGCGTGGCCAGCCTGTCCATGACCGCACGTGCCCTGCCTGATGTCGACGCCGTGCTGAAGTCGGTGGACCTGGCCGATTGCCAGCGCCTGGCCGGCATCGCCACGGCGTCGGCGACCGCCGATGAGGCCCGGCAGGCGGTACGCGCCGAACTGCCGATTCTGGAGGAGCTCGGTCTTTGA